One window of the Methylocystis parvus OBBP genome contains the following:
- the rpsA gene encoding 30S ribosomal protein S1, producing MSATTDRAPTREDFAALLEQSYGDNEAFEGSVIKGRVVAIEKDVAVIDIGLKTEGRVALKEFTGYGRDPAPAVGEEVEVYLERVENALGEAVISRDKARREESWVKLEKAFETNEKVEGVIFNQVKGGFTVDLDGAVAFLPRSQVDIRPIRDVAPLMNVPQPFHILKMDRRRGNIVVSRRTVLEESRAEQRHEIVANLEEGQVIDGVVKNITDYGAFVDLGGIDGLLHVTDIAWRRVNHPSEVLTIGQTVKVKIIKINHETHRISLGMKQLLEDPWQGIEAKYPIGAKFHGRVTNITDYGAFVELEPGIEGLVHVSEMSWTKKNVHPGKIVSTSQEVDVQVLEVDPVKRRISLGLKQTLQNPWEAFAEKHPVGSEVEGEVKNKTEFGLFIGLDGDVDGMVHLSDLDWNRPGEQVIEEYKKGDVIKAQVLDVDVEKERISLGVKQLAGDPFASVGGGEEGGDVRKGAVVTCEVIEVKESGIDVKIAGTDLATFIKRSELARDRGDQRPERFAVGEKVDARVTLFDRKARKVAVSIKALEVAEEKEAIAQYGSADSGASLGDILGAALKAREGEAAKKGKKGEE from the coding sequence ATGTCCGCTACGACAGATCGCGCGCCGACGCGCGAAGATTTTGCCGCCCTGCTCGAGCAGAGCTATGGCGATAACGAGGCTTTCGAAGGTTCCGTCATCAAGGGGCGCGTCGTCGCCATCGAGAAGGACGTGGCCGTCATCGACATCGGTCTGAAGACCGAAGGCCGCGTCGCCCTCAAGGAATTCACCGGCTATGGCCGCGATCCCGCCCCCGCTGTCGGCGAAGAGGTCGAGGTCTATCTCGAGCGCGTCGAGAACGCGCTGGGCGAAGCCGTCATCTCGCGCGACAAGGCGCGCCGCGAGGAGAGCTGGGTCAAGCTCGAAAAGGCTTTCGAAACCAATGAGAAGGTCGAGGGCGTCATCTTCAATCAGGTCAAAGGCGGCTTCACCGTCGACCTCGACGGCGCCGTGGCCTTCCTGCCGCGCTCGCAGGTGGACATCCGTCCGATCCGCGACGTCGCGCCCCTCATGAACGTGCCGCAGCCCTTCCACATCCTGAAGATGGACCGCCGCCGCGGCAACATCGTCGTGTCCCGCCGCACGGTGCTCGAGGAGAGCCGCGCCGAGCAGCGTCACGAGATCGTCGCCAACCTCGAAGAGGGGCAGGTGATCGACGGCGTCGTGAAGAACATCACGGATTACGGCGCCTTCGTGGATCTCGGCGGCATTGACGGCCTGCTGCATGTCACCGACATCGCCTGGCGCCGCGTCAATCATCCGTCCGAGGTGCTGACCATCGGTCAGACCGTCAAGGTGAAGATCATCAAGATCAATCACGAGACGCACCGCATCTCGCTCGGCATGAAGCAGCTGCTCGAGGATCCGTGGCAGGGCATCGAGGCCAAATATCCGATCGGCGCGAAGTTCCATGGCCGGGTGACCAACATCACCGACTACGGCGCCTTCGTGGAGCTGGAGCCGGGCATCGAAGGTCTCGTTCACGTCTCCGAGATGAGCTGGACCAAGAAGAACGTCCACCCCGGCAAGATCGTCTCGACGAGCCAGGAAGTCGACGTTCAGGTGCTCGAGGTCGATCCCGTCAAGCGCCGCATCTCCCTCGGCCTCAAGCAGACCCTGCAGAATCCGTGGGAGGCCTTCGCCGAGAAGCACCCCGTGGGCTCCGAGGTCGAGGGCGAGGTCAAGAACAAGACCGAGTTCGGTCTCTTCATCGGCCTCGACGGCGATGTGGACGGCATGGTCCATCTCTCCGATCTCGACTGGAACCGCCCGGGCGAACAGGTCATCGAAGAGTATAAGAAGGGCGACGTCATCAAGGCTCAGGTTCTCGATGTCGACGTCGAGAAGGAGCGCATCTCGCTCGGCGTGAAGCAGCTCGCGGGCGATCCCTTCGCCTCCGTGGGCGGCGGCGAAGAGGGAGGCGACGTCCGCAAGGGCGCCGTGGTCACCTGCGAAGTGATCGAGGTCAAGGAGTCCGGCATTGACGTCAAGATCGCCGGCACGGATCTGGCGACCTTCATCAAGCGCAGCGAGCTCGCCCGCGACCGCGGCGACCAGCGCCCCGAGCGTTTCGCCGTCGGCGAGAAGGTCGACGCCCGCGTCACCCTCTTCGATCGCAAGGCCCGCAAGGTCGCCGTCTCGATCAAGGCGCTGGAAGTCGCCGAAGAGAAGGAGGCGATCGCCCAGTACGGCTCGGCCGATTCGGGCGCGTCGCTCGGCGACATCCTCGGCGCGGCCCTGAAAGCCCGCGAAGGCGAAGCCGCCAAGAAGGGCAAGAAAGGCGAGGAGTAA
- a CDS encoding DUF692 domain-containing protein, with the protein MQKPAPLGYGLGLRPIYFDEIMSTRPPVDWFEIISENYMVAGGRPLSMLDEIRADYPVVMHGVSMSLASTDPLDFDYLAQLKALIERVQPAWVSDHVAWTGVHGLTLHDLLPIPYTRESLAHIVERICRVQDYLQRQLVVENASTYVSFTASEMSEQEFVKEMAERADCLLLLDVNNVFVSSFNHGFDPVAFIDAVPVDRVVQFHMAGHTNHETHRVDTHDQPVCDEVWALYEHARRRFGGVSAMIERDDNFPPFSELLDELQRMRDIDARVAADRALTAA; encoded by the coding sequence ATGCAGAAGCCTGCGCCGCTCGGCTACGGCCTTGGCCTCCGGCCCATCTATTTCGACGAGATCATGTCGACCCGGCCGCCGGTGGACTGGTTCGAGATCATTTCCGAAAATTACATGGTCGCTGGCGGACGGCCGCTCTCCATGCTGGACGAGATCCGCGCCGACTATCCGGTCGTGATGCACGGCGTCTCCATGTCGCTCGCTTCGACCGACCCTCTGGATTTCGATTACCTTGCGCAGCTCAAGGCGCTGATCGAGCGCGTCCAGCCCGCCTGGGTCTCGGACCATGTGGCCTGGACCGGCGTTCACGGGCTCACGCTGCACGATCTTCTTCCGATCCCCTACACGCGCGAATCGCTCGCCCATATCGTCGAGCGCATCTGCCGGGTTCAAGATTATCTGCAACGCCAGCTCGTGGTGGAGAACGCCTCAACCTATGTCTCCTTCACCGCCTCAGAAATGAGCGAGCAGGAATTCGTGAAGGAGATGGCGGAGCGCGCGGATTGCCTGCTGCTGCTCGACGTCAACAATGTCTTCGTCTCGAGTTTCAATCACGGCTTCGACCCGGTCGCCTTCATCGACGCGGTTCCGGTCGATCGTGTCGTGCAATTCCACATGGCCGGCCACACCAATCACGAAACGCATCGCGTCGATACGCATGACCAGCCGGTCTGCGACGAGGTCTGGGCGCTTTACGAACATGCGCGCCGGCGTTTCGGCGGCGTCTCGGCCATGATCGAGCGGGACGACAATTTCCCGCCTTTCTCCGAGCTTCTCGACGAATTGCAGCGTATGCGCGACATCGACGCCCGCGTCGCCGCAGACCGCGCGCTGACGGCCGCATGA
- a CDS encoding DNA-binding domain-containing protein, which translates to MNLAEFQALFQARILAGPSEADAPLLTALRESQRGVGRDELLRVYQTGYRVRLESFLYEDHSGLRALIGDDAFERLAREFVEANPPKNRNARWYTTGLPDYMAATPPWRDDRRALSMAAFERAMVDAFDAPNADALTIQSLANFPPEDSPRLVFEFHPSLIMLELAAGTMADYQGSDEDEEAEAVEGEEGESVEASEPDAEEKAGSFAPDATETVAVWRCNEETAFRELEGDEYVALSEARAGRAFGEICQMAAFQQSGDIAPERLAQFLASWFEDGMVVGVSLRD; encoded by the coding sequence ATGAATCTCGCGGAGTTCCAGGCGCTGTTCCAGGCGCGCATCCTCGCCGGTCCGAGCGAGGCCGACGCGCCGCTGCTTACGGCTTTGCGCGAGTCTCAGCGCGGGGTCGGACGCGACGAATTGCTGCGCGTCTATCAGACCGGCTATCGCGTCCGGCTCGAGAGTTTTCTCTACGAGGATCATTCAGGGCTGCGCGCGCTGATCGGCGACGACGCTTTCGAGCGTCTGGCGCGCGAATTCGTCGAGGCCAATCCGCCGAAGAACCGCAATGCGCGCTGGTATACGACCGGCCTGCCCGATTACATGGCCGCCACCCCGCCGTGGCGCGACGATCGCCGCGCGCTTTCCATGGCGGCGTTCGAGCGTGCGATGGTCGACGCCTTCGACGCGCCCAACGCCGACGCGCTGACGATACAGTCGCTCGCGAATTTTCCTCCCGAAGACTCGCCGCGCCTCGTCTTCGAGTTTCATCCGAGCCTGATCATGCTGGAGCTGGCGGCCGGGACGATGGCCGACTATCAGGGCTCTGACGAGGATGAGGAGGCTGAAGCCGTCGAGGGCGAAGAAGGAGAGTCCGTGGAGGCTTCGGAGCCCGATGCGGAAGAAAAGGCCGGCTCGTTCGCGCCCGACGCAACCGAGACTGTCGCCGTCTGGCGCTGCAACGAGGAAACGGCGTTCCGCGAGCTGGAAGGCGACGAATATGTCGCTCTCAGCGAAGCCAGGGCCGGCCGCGCTTTCGGCGAAATCTGCCAGATGGCGGCCTTTCAGCAATCCGGCGACATCGCGCCCGAACGCCTTGCGCAATTCCTTGCAAGCTGGTTCGAGGACGGGATGGTGGTGGGCGTCTCGCTGCGCGATTGA
- a CDS encoding XdhC family protein, which produces MIETRRAAPVNELQILLQAEQWRRAGRGVAIATVVETFGSAPRPVGSHLVAEESGLFCGSVSAGCVEGEVITAALEAIAGGTSQFLEFGVADETAWRVGLSCGGRIAVHVQRMDDARLAALSRARAELAARRSCAVATPLDGIGSQFYTAWKDAAPPAVEAQLRVGESGLVRHEGKRLFVNYYRPGPRLVIIGAVHVAQALAPMAALAGFDVVIVDPRGVYAVDARFPDARLDLRWPDEALPAIGLDAFTAVAVLTHDPKIDDPALSLALASNCFYVGALGSRATHKRRVERLKANGVSPHLLERLRAPVGLDIAAVSPAEIGVSILAEIILARGQKPLRSLLPQAAPSFAGCETRA; this is translated from the coding sequence GTGATCGAGACGCGCAGGGCGGCTCCCGTGAACGAATTGCAGATCCTCTTGCAGGCCGAGCAGTGGCGGCGGGCGGGACGAGGCGTCGCGATCGCGACCGTGGTGGAAACCTTCGGCTCGGCCCCGCGTCCGGTCGGGTCTCATCTCGTGGCGGAGGAAAGCGGACTCTTCTGCGGCTCGGTTTCGGCCGGCTGCGTTGAAGGCGAAGTGATCACGGCGGCGCTCGAGGCTATTGCCGGCGGGACTTCGCAATTCCTCGAATTCGGCGTTGCGGACGAAACGGCCTGGCGCGTGGGCCTCTCTTGCGGCGGCCGCATCGCGGTTCACGTCCAACGCATGGACGACGCTCGGCTAGCAGCGCTTTCCCGCGCGAGGGCGGAACTCGCCGCCCGGCGGTCCTGCGCCGTCGCGACGCCGCTAGACGGAATCGGCTCGCAATTTTACACGGCGTGGAAGGATGCAGCGCCGCCTGCGGTCGAAGCTCAATTGCGCGTCGGGGAGAGCGGCCTCGTCCGGCATGAAGGAAAGCGGCTGTTCGTCAATTATTACCGGCCCGGCCCGCGTCTCGTCATTATCGGCGCCGTGCATGTCGCGCAGGCGCTCGCGCCCATGGCGGCCCTTGCCGGCTTCGATGTGGTCATTGTCGATCCGCGCGGCGTCTACGCCGTCGATGCGCGCTTTCCGGATGCGCGGCTCGATCTGCGCTGGCCCGACGAAGCTTTACCTGCGATCGGCCTCGACGCTTTCACGGCCGTCGCCGTTCTCACGCATGATCCCAAAATCGACGATCCGGCCCTAAGTCTCGCGCTTGCCTCGAACTGCTTCTATGTGGGCGCGCTGGGTTCGCGAGCGACACATAAGCGGCGCGTCGAACGCCTGAAAGCGAATGGCGTTTCGCCGCATCTCCTGGAGCGCTTGCGCGCACCGGTCGGTCTCGACATCGCGGCCGTCAGCCCCGCGGAGATTGGCGTTTCGATCCTTGCCGAGATCATTCTTGCAAGGGGACAGAAGCCGCTGCGCAGTCTTCTTCCGCAAGCCGCTCCCTCATTTGCCGGCTGCGAGACGCGCGCATGA
- a CDS encoding nucleotidyltransferase family protein yields the protein MSAAVAAIILAAGRGARYGAQSNKLLVEIGGQPILRCVAAAALASRARRTIVVTGHARHEAEAALHGLCVDFRHNPDFASGLASSLRVGLAAAGGADGALMMLGDMPGVSPSTLDALIAAFEADKDCAAIVPAFRGKRGNPALLSRALFEQVAELEGDTGARDLLRSAKGVVQLPVEDAGILADVDTPADLLRFRRS from the coding sequence ATGAGCGCGGCTGTGGCCGCCATCATCCTCGCCGCCGGCCGCGGCGCCCGCTATGGCGCGCAGTCGAACAAGCTTCTCGTGGAAATCGGCGGCCAGCCCATCCTAAGATGCGTCGCAGCCGCCGCGCTCGCCTCGCGCGCTCGCCGTACGATCGTCGTCACCGGTCATGCGCGTCACGAGGCGGAAGCGGCGCTCCACGGGCTTTGCGTGGACTTCCGTCATAATCCCGATTTTGCGAGCGGGCTCGCTTCGTCATTGCGGGTCGGGCTCGCCGCCGCCGGGGGCGCCGATGGCGCGCTCATGATGCTGGGCGACATGCCGGGCGTATCGCCTTCCACCCTTGACGCGCTGATCGCGGCCTTCGAAGCGGACAAAGACTGCGCGGCCATTGTCCCTGCTTTTCGCGGCAAAAGAGGCAATCCCGCGCTTCTCTCGCGCGCGCTCTTCGAGCAAGTCGCGGAGCTCGAGGGCGATACGGGCGCGCGCGACCTTCTGCGCTCGGCGAAAGGCGTCGTGCAACTTCCCGTCGAGGACGCCGGAATATTGGCGGATGTCGACACGCCCGCCGACCTGCTTCGCTTCAGGCGAAGCTGA
- a CDS encoding xanthine dehydrogenase family protein molybdopterin-binding subunit, translating into MTTEIHIGRRGFLIGGAAIGGLSLGLHIPYGAEAAEAAAAPEVNAWVLVKPDDTVVIRIARSEMGQGTLTGLAQLVAEELDCDWSRVTTEYPTPGQSAARGRVWGDFSTGGSRGIRDSHDYVRKGGAIARQMLIQAAANEWKAPASECRAENGVITHAASGRSTSYGKVAEAAAKLTPPANVALKDPRDWKIAGKGLKRLDTADKTTGKMLYGVDVRLPGMLNAAIKACPVFGGKLASYDESKIANFKGVKKVVRVGDNAVAVIADTWWRAKIALDALPIVWNEGPNAQSNSPDTAKWLADGLHNSEPAVTGNRNGDAYAAIARSPKIIEAVYGYPHQNHAAMEPLNATALYTPEKCEVWTGTQNGEAALEAVVAASGLPRENCDVRKVMLGGGFGRRGFADYVTQAVLIAKQLPGTPVKLLWSREEDMTQGKYHPVTQCKLTGAFDADNKLAALHMRISGQSIFSTVRPQMVKNGLDPAVFQGLAATGDARIGYDFPNLLVEHSMRNPPVPPGWWRGVNINQNAIYLECFMDELAHASGEDPVAFRRKLMANHPKHLAVLNAVAERAGWDKPAPEGLHRGAAVFMGYGSYVAAVAEISVAPDDKIKIRRIVAATDPGYAVNPAQIERQIAGSFVYGLSALFHGEITLKNGRVEQENFDSYDSMRLKDMPKVECIVMPSGGFWGGVGEPTICVAAPAVLNAYFAATGKRIRALPLRDANISFA; encoded by the coding sequence ATGACCACGGAAATTCACATCGGGCGGCGCGGCTTCCTCATCGGCGGCGCGGCGATTGGCGGCCTCTCGCTCGGGCTCCATATTCCCTACGGCGCCGAAGCGGCGGAGGCCGCGGCGGCTCCCGAAGTCAACGCCTGGGTCCTCGTGAAGCCGGACGATACGGTCGTCATCCGCATCGCCCGCTCCGAAATGGGCCAGGGCACGCTCACCGGCCTCGCGCAACTCGTCGCGGAAGAGCTGGACTGCGATTGGTCGCGGGTCACGACGGAATATCCGACCCCCGGCCAGAGCGCGGCGCGAGGCCGCGTCTGGGGCGATTTCTCCACCGGGGGGAGTCGGGGCATCCGCGACTCCCACGACTATGTGCGCAAGGGCGGCGCGATCGCGCGGCAGATGCTGATTCAGGCCGCCGCGAATGAATGGAAGGCGCCCGCAAGCGAATGCCGCGCCGAGAACGGCGTCATCACGCACGCCGCCTCGGGTCGCTCGACAAGCTACGGCAAGGTCGCCGAAGCCGCCGCCAAATTGACGCCGCCGGCGAATGTCGCGCTGAAAGACCCGCGCGACTGGAAGATCGCCGGCAAGGGCCTCAAGCGCCTCGACACAGCCGACAAGACGACGGGCAAGATGCTCTACGGCGTCGATGTGAGGCTGCCGGGCATGCTCAACGCCGCGATCAAGGCTTGCCCGGTCTTTGGCGGGAAGCTGGCGAGCTATGACGAGAGCAAGATCGCGAATTTCAAGGGCGTGAAGAAAGTTGTGCGCGTCGGCGACAATGCGGTGGCCGTCATCGCCGACACCTGGTGGCGCGCCAAGATCGCGCTGGACGCCTTGCCCATCGTGTGGAACGAAGGGCCGAACGCGCAATCGAACAGCCCCGACACCGCAAAATGGCTCGCCGACGGACTGCATAATTCCGAGCCGGCGGTCACAGGCAATCGAAACGGCGACGCATACGCCGCAATCGCCCGCTCGCCCAAGATCATCGAAGCCGTTTACGGCTATCCGCATCAAAACCACGCGGCGATGGAGCCGCTGAACGCGACGGCGCTCTACACGCCGGAAAAATGCGAGGTTTGGACGGGGACGCAGAATGGCGAGGCCGCCCTGGAAGCGGTCGTCGCCGCCTCGGGCCTGCCGCGCGAAAATTGCGACGTGCGCAAAGTCATGCTCGGCGGCGGCTTTGGGCGTCGCGGCTTCGCCGATTACGTCACGCAAGCCGTGTTGATCGCAAAACAGCTCCCCGGAACGCCCGTGAAGCTTTTGTGGTCGCGTGAAGAGGACATGACGCAGGGGAAATATCATCCCGTCACCCAGTGCAAGCTCACGGGCGCTTTCGACGCCGACAACAAGCTCGCCGCCCTGCACATGCGCATTTCCGGCCAGTCGATCTTCTCGACGGTGCGGCCGCAAATGGTGAAGAATGGCCTCGACCCAGCGGTCTTCCAGGGGCTCGCGGCGACCGGCGACGCTCGGATCGGCTACGACTTTCCCAATCTCCTCGTCGAGCATTCGATGCGCAATCCGCCCGTGCCGCCGGGATGGTGGCGCGGCGTCAACATCAACCAGAACGCCATCTATCTCGAATGCTTCATGGATGAGCTCGCTCATGCCTCGGGCGAAGATCCCGTAGCCTTCCGCCGCAAGCTGATGGCGAACCATCCAAAGCACCTTGCCGTGCTCAACGCGGTCGCGGAGCGCGCGGGCTGGGACAAACCGGCGCCGGAGGGCCTGCATCGCGGCGCCGCCGTCTTCATGGGCTATGGAAGCTATGTCGCCGCAGTGGCGGAGATTTCTGTCGCCCCCGACGACAAGATAAAAATCCGCCGCATCGTCGCGGCGACCGACCCCGGCTACGCCGTCAATCCCGCGCAGATCGAACGGCAGATCGCAGGCTCTTTCGTCTATGGGCTCTCGGCGCTGTTCCACGGGGAGATCACGCTCAAAAACGGCCGCGTGGAGCAGGAGAATTTCGACAGCTACGATTCGATGCGCCTCAAGGACATGCCCAAGGTGGAATGCATCGTCATGCCGAGCGGCGGCTTCTGGGGCGGCGTCGGCGAGCCGACGATCTGCGTCGCCGCGCCCGCCGTGCTCAACGCCTACTTCGCGGCGACCGGCAAGCGCATACGCGCTCTCCCATTGAGGGACGCGAATATCAGCTTCGCCTGA
- a CDS encoding (2Fe-2S)-binding protein, whose amino-acid sequence MTVLFVNGKTIEADVEPDTPLLWALRENLGLTGTKYGCGVGQCGACTVHIDGQPTRSCSVTVADAVGKKIRTIEGLAENGVLHRVQQAWIDFDVPQCGYCQSGMIMAVAALLKETPQPTDKEIDAAITNICRCGTFQQVREAIHAASKA is encoded by the coding sequence ATGACCGTTCTTTTCGTCAACGGAAAAACGATCGAGGCCGATGTCGAGCCCGACACCCCGCTTCTCTGGGCTCTGCGCGAAAATCTCGGTCTCACCGGCACGAAATATGGATGCGGCGTCGGTCAATGCGGCGCTTGCACGGTTCATATCGACGGGCAGCCGACTCGATCCTGCAGCGTGACGGTCGCCGACGCGGTCGGCAAGAAGATCCGGACGATCGAGGGGCTTGCCGAGAACGGCGTCCTGCATCGCGTCCAACAGGCGTGGATCGACTTCGACGTGCCGCAATGCGGCTATTGCCAGAGCGGGATGATCATGGCGGTCGCGGCCCTTTTGAAGGAGACGCCGCAGCCGACCGATAAGGAAATCGACGCCGCGATCACCAATATCTGCCGCTGCGGCACCTTCCAGCAGGTGCGCGAAGCGATCCACGCGGCCTCGAAAGCCTGA
- a CDS encoding HU family DNA-binding protein: MAKAKTTKAAATARVSRAEAPAIRPVKETMTKSALINYIAEQNELPRKTAAAVYATLEGVFMGSVHPKGVGEFTLPGLLKVTLRKVPARKAGTLVRNPATGEMVKAAAKPASVRVKIRALSKLKSAATK; the protein is encoded by the coding sequence ATGGCCAAGGCAAAAACTACCAAGGCTGCTGCGACCGCCAGGGTCAGCAGGGCCGAGGCGCCCGCCATTCGTCCGGTCAAGGAAACCATGACGAAGTCGGCGCTGATCAATTACATCGCGGAACAGAACGAGCTGCCCCGCAAGACGGCTGCCGCCGTCTACGCCACGCTGGAAGGCGTGTTCATGGGCTCCGTTCATCCCAAGGGCGTCGGCGAATTCACGCTTCCCGGCCTGCTGAAAGTCACGCTGCGCAAGGTTCCGGCGCGCAAGGCGGGCACGCTGGTGCGCAACCCCGCCACCGGCGAGATGGTGAAGGCGGCAGCCAAACCCGCTTCCGTCCGCGTGAAGATCCGCGCCCTCTCCAAGCTGAAATCGGCCGCGACGAAATAA
- a CDS encoding 4Fe-4S dicluster domain-containing protein, whose product MRSDQIKLFEGRAVLSLDGLRALIDALRQQGRRVIGPTVADGAIVYDDILEIADLPRGVADRQEAGRYQLASRDDGALFGYAVGPQSWKKFLHKPLLRLWRAERRGNDVTVEAEAPEPEHVAFLGVRACELNAIAIQDRVLMGGDYVDPHYKAQRDGAFIIAVNCGEAGGTCFCVSMKAGPKAERGFDLALTELISGGAHEFLVETGSPAGAELLAALPSRRAEPEDMDAAATVVARAAASMGRYMPEDDVPALLMRNLQHARWEETAKRCLSCANCTMVCPTCFCTSVEEHNDLAGVESSRTRRWDSCFTMDYSYIHGGSVRPGVASRYRQWMTHKLATWHEQFDTSGCVGCGRCITWCPVAIDITEETRAISESEKAQGGLDGES is encoded by the coding sequence GTGCGTTCAGACCAGATCAAGCTTTTCGAAGGCCGCGCCGTCCTGTCACTCGACGGCCTTCGCGCCCTCATCGACGCCCTGCGTCAGCAGGGCCGCCGTGTGATCGGTCCGACCGTGGCGGACGGCGCGATCGTCTACGACGACATTCTAGAGATTGCCGACCTTCCGCGAGGGGTCGCCGACCGGCAGGAGGCTGGGCGTTACCAACTGGCGTCGCGAGACGACGGCGCGCTTTTCGGTTACGCCGTCGGGCCGCAATCCTGGAAGAAATTTCTACACAAGCCGCTGCTGCGCCTGTGGCGCGCGGAGCGGCGCGGCAATGACGTCACGGTCGAGGCGGAGGCGCCCGAACCGGAACATGTCGCTTTTCTCGGCGTGCGCGCATGCGAATTAAACGCCATCGCGATCCAGGACAGGGTGCTGATGGGCGGCGACTATGTCGATCCGCATTACAAGGCGCAGCGCGACGGCGCCTTCATCATCGCCGTCAATTGCGGCGAGGCGGGCGGAACGTGCTTCTGCGTCTCGATGAAAGCGGGACCCAAAGCGGAGCGGGGTTTCGATCTCGCCTTGACGGAGCTGATTTCCGGCGGCGCTCACGAATTTCTCGTCGAGACGGGTTCGCCCGCAGGCGCCGAGCTTCTTGCGGCGCTCCCAAGCCGGCGCGCGGAGCCGGAAGACATGGACGCGGCCGCGACAGTCGTCGCTCGCGCCGCGGCCTCGATGGGCCGATACATGCCGGAGGATGACGTTCCCGCGCTGCTCATGCGCAATCTTCAGCATGCGCGCTGGGAGGAAACAGCGAAGCGCTGCCTTTCCTGCGCCAATTGCACCATGGTTTGCCCGACCTGCTTCTGCACCTCGGTGGAAGAGCATAACGACCTCGCGGGCGTCGAATCGTCGCGCACGCGGCGCTGGGATTCCTGTTTCACCATGGATTATTCTTACATCCATGGCGGATCGGTTCGCCCGGGCGTCGCGTCGCGCTATCGGCAATGGATGACGCATAAGCTCGCGACGTGGCATGAACAGTTCGATACGTCCGGCTGCGTCGGCTGCGGGCGCTGCATTACGTGGTGCCCCGTCGCGATCGATATCACGGAAGAGACGCGGGCGATCAGCGAAAGCGAGAAGGCGCAAGGAGGGCTCGATGGAGAATCTTGA
- a CDS encoding cyclic nucleotide-binding domain-containing protein, which produces MENLERILSEHPFFAGLDESFVKLACGCAKNVRMEAGQFVFHEGEAADQFYLIREGRVALQISAPGRGASTFLTLGRGEVFGVNWLVPPYRWVYDAKALELTRAIAMDATCLRNKCEADHDLGYDIMKRLMPVLIERLHTTRLQFLDLYGSHV; this is translated from the coding sequence ATGGAGAATCTTGAGCGTATCCTCTCGGAGCATCCCTTCTTCGCCGGCCTCGACGAGTCATTCGTCAAGCTTGCCTGCGGGTGCGCAAAGAACGTCCGGATGGAAGCGGGGCAGTTCGTCTTTCACGAGGGCGAGGCGGCGGATCAGTTCTACCTCATCCGCGAAGGGCGCGTGGCGCTGCAGATTTCCGCGCCGGGCCGTGGCGCTTCGACCTTTCTGACGCTGGGGCGCGGAGAGGTGTTCGGCGTCAACTGGCTCGTGCCGCCTTATCGCTGGGTCTATGATGCGAAAGCGCTCGAACTCACCCGCGCCATCGCGATGGACGCGACATGTCTGCGCAATAAATGCGAGGCCGATCATGATCTCGGCTACGACATCATGAAACGCCTCATGCCGGTGCTGATCGAGCGCCTGCACACGACGCGTCTGCAATTCCTCGATCTCTATGGTTCCCATGTCTGA
- a CDS encoding FAD/NAD(P)-binding protein codes for MVPMSEAADFQRAQPMVPRIAHVRRRRHDAPDVWTLELELTDGAHFDYAPGQFNMLTAFGVGEAAISVSGDPAAGPLIHTIRAVGPVSRALTQLGPGEPIGVRGPFGAGWPMAQAEGRDVVVVAGGLGLAPLRPALYRLLGERARYGKVTLLFGARRPEDILFRHEVESWRARFDIDVDVTVDHAGSDWRGHVGVVTTLISRLEIEPAKSIAMVCGPEVMMRFVALALMDKGIGEGAIYLSMERNMKCAIGHCGHCQLGPTFICRDGPVFTFARLRPLLTVKEL; via the coding sequence ATGGTTCCCATGTCTGAGGCGGCGGATTTCCAACGCGCGCAGCCCATGGTTCCGCGCATCGCCCATGTGCGCCGGCGCCGACATGACGCGCCGGACGTCTGGACGTTGGAGCTCGAATTGACCGATGGCGCGCATTTCGACTATGCGCCGGGACAGTTCAATATGCTGACCGCTTTCGGCGTGGGAGAGGCGGCGATCAGCGTCAGCGGCGATCCCGCCGCCGGCCCCTTGATCCACACCATTCGCGCCGTGGGACCCGTGTCGCGCGCGCTCACGCAGCTTGGTCCGGGCGAGCCGATCGGCGTGCGCGGCCCTTTCGGCGCCGGTTGGCCGATGGCGCAGGCGGAAGGGAGGGACGTCGTCGTCGTCGCAGGCGGTCTGGGTCTCGCGCCTTTGCGTCCCGCGCTTTACCGCCTTCTCGGCGAGCGCGCGCGATACGGCAAGGTCACGCTGCTCTTCGGCGCGCGCCGTCCCGAGGACATATTATTCCGTCACGAGGTCGAGAGCTGGCGCGCGCGCTTCGATATTGACGTCGACGTGACGGTCGATCATGCCGGCTCGGATTGGCGCGGCCATGTCGGCGTCGTAACGACTCTCATCTCCCGACTGGAGATCGAGCCCGCGAAATCGATCGCGATGGTTTGCGGGCCGGAGGTCATGATGCGCTTCGTCGCGCTGGCGCTCATGGACAAGGGGATCGGCGAGGGCGCCATCTATCTTTCGATGGAGCGCAATATGAAATGCGCTATCGGCCATTGCGGCCATTGCCAGCTCGGTCCGACCTTCATCTGCCGCGATGGGCCGGTCTTCACCTTCGCGCGCCTCAGGCCGCTTCTTACCGTCAAGGAACTGTGA